The DNA window TCCGAGGCTGATGTCGACGGGGCAGGGGCCGCGGTATCCGAGGACGGTATCGAGGTCGCCCTGCTGCCAGGCGGCAAGGGACGGCTGGTGGCCGTGCCGCACGGTGGAGCGCGGCATGACCTGCCGCCGGTCGACGTCGTCTTCCCCGTGCTGCACGGGCCGTTCGGCGAGGACGGCTCGGTGCAGGGCTATGCCGAGGTCGCCGATGTCGCCTATGTCGGCTGCGGCATCCTGGCCTCCGCCGTCGCCATGGACAAGGACGTCGCCAAGCGGCTGATGCGCGAGGCGGGGCTTGGGGTTGCCCGCTCCGTGACCGTGCATCGCAACGACAGAGGTTCGTTCCAGGAAATTGCCGGCGCGCTTGGGCTGCCCTTCTTCGCCAAGCCGGCGCGCCAGGGCTCCTCCTTCGGCGTGAGCAAGGTGAATGACAGGGATGGCTTCGAGCAGGCTGTCGAAACGGCCTTCCGCTATGACGGCAAGGTGCTGATCGAGGAGTTCGTCGAAGGCCGCGAAATCGAATGTTCGGTGCTGGAGCAGGCCGACGGCTCGCTCACGGTGTCGCTCCCCGGCGAGATCATTCCGGCCGGCAAGCATGGCTTCTACACCTATGAGGCCAAGTATCTCGACGCCGACGGCGCGGTGGTCCAGGTGCCCGCCAATGTGCCGGCCGCTGTTGCCGACAGAGCCAAGGAGATGGCCGCGCAGGCTTTCCGGGCGCTCGGCTGCGAGGCCATGGCGCGCGTCGACTTCTTCCTGCGCGCCGACGGTTCGCTGCTGGTCAACGAGGTCAACACGCTGCCGGGCTTCACCGACATTTCGATGTACGCCAAGGCGCTGGCGGCGATAGGCATCGGCTACAGCAGGGTTATCGACGTGCTGATCGAGCACGCGCTGGCGAGGTATGCGGCACGGTGATCGGCCGATACCGTTCGGGAGCAGTCTCCGCCCGCGCTTGCTTCCGTGTGGAGGCCGGCGGCAATCTATGGCCGCTCCCGTACGGGGTCATGATTTATGATCCCGTACGGTAACAAGTAGCTTTGATTTCATTCCGGCAAAGCATATGCTCCCGTTCGGGAGCGGAATCATGACCACACAGACACCCCCGCCTGAAAGCGCTGTCGAAATTGCGCGCCGCGCCGCACGATCCGCTCCCGCCGAGCAGGGGGATTTATTCGGGTCGCTGGCGCCGGCCGTCCCGACTGACGGCGTTTCGAACAAGCATGACGGGAGCCTTGGTGACCTCCGCGATGAACCCAGGCCCGTCCGTGCGGCGCTGCCACGGCGGCTACCTCCGGTCCGCGATGATGCCGGGGACGCCTTGGCGCAAGCGGCCTTGCAGGGGAGCACCATAACGTCGCCGGCGGATCTCGGCCGGCTGGTGCGCGCGGCCCGCAAGCGGCGAGATTTCTCCCAGCAGCAGTTCGCCGATCTCGCCGGGGTCGGCCGGCGCTTCCTGTCGGAGTTGGAGAACGGCAAGCCGACGCTCGAACTGGGGAAAGTCCTGAAGGTCGCCGGCACCGCCGGCATTACGCTGTTTGCCAGGGACGGCTGACGGGCGCATCAGGCCCCGCCCGGCCAGCCAACGCCGGTCAATTCCCGCGACACGTCCCAAAGCCGGGAGGCGACGGCAGTGTCGCGCGCGTGGCGGCCTATCCTTGCCTCGCCTACCGCGCCCTTCAGTTCGAACAGACCTTGCGGACCGTAATAGCCGCCCGGCTTCGCGTCGGGCGCGGTCGCGGCGAACAGCGTCGGCAGCGTGCCTTGCGCGGCCGACTGCGAAAGAACCGGCGCGAGCAGCCTGCCCAGCCAATCGAGCCACGACGGCCGGCCGTCGTGGCCCAGGCGTGGCCCGCTGGTCTGCAGGTCGGTGAGAGCGTAGCCGGGATGTGCCGCATTGCTCAGCAAGCCCCAGCCGTTGGCGTCGCTGCGGCGCTGCAGTTCGAAGGCGAACAGGATCATGGCGAGCTTGGACTGCGCGTAGGCGGCCCAGGGCCTGTAGCGCTTTTGCCATTGCAGGTCGTCGAAATGGATCGCCGCCTGGATGCGGTGGGCGCCGCTGCTGAGATTGACGACGCGCGTCCTGCTTCCCTTGCGCAGCATCGGCAGCAGGCGTCCGGTCAGGGCGAAGTGGCCGAGATAGTTGGTGCCGAACTGCAGTTCGAAGCCGTCGGCGGTTTCGTGGCGGGTCGGCGGGGTCATGACGCCGGCATTGTTGACCAGCAGGTCGATCCCCTCCCATTCGCCGGCGAGCTGGCCGGCGAAGGCTTCGACAGAGGCGAGGTCCGCGAGATCGAGATGGGCATAGCGCACGACGGCGCCGGGAACCTCGGCCTGGACGCGGCTCAGCGCATCCTTGCCCTTGGCTTCGTTGCGTCCCGTCATCAGCACGTCCGCGCCGGCTTGCGCCAGCGCCAGCGCCGTCTCGTAACCAAGGCCGCCGGTGGCGCCTGTGATCACCACCTTGCGCCCCTGCTGGGGCGGGATGTCGTGCGTGGTCCAGGCGCTCATGAGTGGCTCTCCCGCGACAGGAACGAAAGGTCGACACCCTCGATATCGATGGAGGTGCTGACCGGTGCCCATTCCTTCGCCGCATGCTGGCGCGCGGCTTCGGCCTGGGCAAAGACATGCAAGGCGTCGCTGCCGAGAATCAGGTGAGCGGGCAAGGAATCGCGCCCGGCGAGATCGACGATGACATCGGCGACCTTTCGCGGGTCGCCAATGGCATTGCCGACATAGGCCTTGAGCATGCCCAGCACAGCGCCGACGGTTGGCTCATAATCGGGCAGCAAGGCCGGCGCGGCGGCCAAGGCGGTGGCTCCCCAATCGGTGCGCATGCCGCCCGGCTCGACCGAAATGACCTTGACGCCGAAGGGGGCGAGTTCCAGCGCCAGCACTTCAGTCAGGCCGCCCACCGCCCATTTTGCCGCCTGGTAGGCGCTGAGGCCCGGCGTGGCCGTCCGCCCGCCGACCGAGGAGATGTTGATGATATGGCCCGAGCGCTGGGCACGCATGACCGGGATGGCCGCGCGGGCAAGATTGACGACTCCGTGGAGGTTGGTCTCGATCTGCGCCCGGAAATCAGCCTCCCTGGTCTGCTCGAACGGGCTGATATGGCCGAAGCCGGCATTGTTGACGAGAACGTCGAGACGTCCGAACGTCTCCAGCGCAAAATCCACGGAGGCCTGCGCGGCGGCGGGGTCGGTGACATCAAGCGCAAAGCCGCGCAGATGCCCGGTGTAGCGGCTTTCGAGCTCCGCGAGGCGGGTGACATCGCGCGCCGTCGCCACGACGCTGTTGCCGGCGGCAAGCGCCGCCTCGGTGATATCCAGCCCCAGCCCGCGGGCGCTGCCGGTGATCAACCAGACTTTCGACATTGTCTTTTCCTTTCGGTGCGTTGGCAAATAAACGAGTGATTAGGCACTCATTCATTCATGTTGATTTGGTCGCGAATTTGCGGTGGTCATGATCCGCGTGGTGCTGCTTGAGGCCTTGCCCAGAGCTACTTGGACATACCGCTCCAGAAAAACGCGAAGCCGGTCTCCTTGTAGTGTTCGCGTTGCCGAGGATCGCGGGCGATGAATTCGAGCGTCGTCTCCGCGAGGGCCTCGAAAATGCCTCCGGCAAAGGCCATCGAGCAGCCCTTCGGCCCGCCATCGACGAGGCTTTCCTCGATCATCCTGTTAATATCGCCGAAGGCCGCGTTGCCCTGACGCCTGCTCTGCTCGGTGATCCGCTCCGAGACGCTGAGCTGGCGCATGGCTTTGCGCTTCATGGGGTGTTTCGCGCCCCAGTCGATGAAGTTGTTCCAGACGTGGCGGCTGCGCTCGCGCACGCTGGCCTGCGACGGATACGAAGTCAGCAAGGCGTTGCCGAGATCGGTCTTGATCTCGAGGTAGAGCTGGTTGAGCAACTCATCCTTGCTGGCGAAGTAGTTGAAGAGCGTGCCTTCGGAGAGGCCGGCCTCCCTGGCGATCTTGGCCGTGGCCGCGCCGGTTCCAAGCGTCGCCACCAGTTCGGTAGCCGAAGCCAGGATTGCCTGACGTTTTTCTTCGCTGAGAGGGCGTGCCATGTCCAAGCCATTTGAGTGAGTGGTCACTCATTTATTGACATGTGCACAAAATGTCAAGCGCATGGAGCCATTCGGACCGGCGCCCGTTGGGGGAGCAGCGCACAGCCGCCGGCCAAGGTTGCACGCCGGTTCAATATATCGGACCATGGCCATTGGCAGGGGAGAGGTACAAGGTGGCGAACAATCGTCGGAATGGAATGGCGTCGCAGGGGCTGGACGACATTCTTTCGGCCGCCGCGCCCCACCCGCGAACGTCACTGCCAAATGTGGCGACCACCGTCACCGCGGTGGCTGCGCTGTATTTCGGGCGCGAGGTGTTCCTGCCGATCGCCATTGCACTGCTGCTGACCTTCGCGCTCGCGCCCTTGGTTTCGGCGCTCAAGCGGGTGGGCATTCCCAGGATCGCGGCTGTCATCGCCAGCGTGCTGGCCGCCTTCGCGGCACTTGCCCTGTTCAGCTTCATCGTCGCCACGCAGGTCAGCGAACTGGCGCAGAACATCCCGGTCTATCAGACCAACATCCTGGCCAAGATCCGCTCGCTCAAGGAAACCGGGGTCGGGGGAGGGATCATTTCGAGATTGAGCGGCGTGGTCGAGCGTGTCGGCCAGGAGATCGACAGGCAGGACGCAACGCTGCCGGCCGCCACGCCCGACAAGCCGCCGCGCGTGCCGGTGCCCGTCGAAATCGTCGCGCACGAAAGGCCGCTCGAGGTCCTGCAGAACATCGTCGGTCCGCTGATCAGCCCGCTCGGATCGGCCGGGCTGATCATTGTCGTCGTCATCTTCATGCTGCTCGAGCGGGAGGATTTGCGCGACCGCTTCATCAGGCTTGTCGGCTATGGCGACCTTCACCGCACCACCGAGGCGCTCCAGGATGCCGGCAAGCGCGTGGGGCTCTATCTGCTCATGCAATTGGTGGTCAACACCGTCTACGCCATTCCCATCGCGATCGGGCTGTGGATCCTCGGCATTCCCAATGCCTTGCTTTGGGGGTTGCTGGCGCTGGCGCTGCGTTTCGTTCCCTATATCGGCCCCGCCATCGGCATGCTTTTGCCGCTGTTCCTGGCGCTGGCCGTGGCGCCCGGCTGGGGACTCGTCCTGTGGACGGCCGCCTTGTTCGTGGTGATGGAACTGGTCACCGGCAATGTCGTCGAGCCCTGGCTCTACGGTTCGCGAACCGGGCTGTCGCCGCTGGCGATCATCGTCGCGGCGATCTTCTGGACGTGGCTGTGGGGGCCGCTGGGGCTGGTGCTGTCGACGCCGCTCACCGTCTGCCTGGTGGTTCTGGGCAGGCACGTGCCGCAGTTCGAATTCCTCGACGTGCTGTTCGGCAACGAGCCCGTCCTGGAACCTCATGCGCGGCTCTACCAGCGGCTTCTGGCCGGCGATCCGGACGAGGCCACCGATCATGCCGAGGAGATGCTGGAAGAAAAATACCTGGTCGAGTTCTACGACAAGGTCGCCATTCCGGCCCTTCTGCTGGGCGAACGGGACCGTGTGCGCGGCGTCATGGGTGACCTGCAAAGACGGCAAGTGGCGGCCAGCGCCCTGGTGCTGGTGGCCAATCTGGAGGACGAAGCGAAAGAGGAAGCGGGTGAGGAGGATGAGCAGGCCGAGGAGGGGGGCGAGCCCGGCGACGCGGCCGATGAGGACGCGGCCGACCTGCCAGACGGCACCGGCCTGTCGGTGCTTTGCGCCGGCGGGCGAGGCGAACTCGACGATGCCGCGGCCGCGATGCTGGCGCAGGTCCTGGAAGTCCAGGGGGCGACCGCGCCGAAGGCGGGCTTTGCCGACATGGAACCCGCCAGCATCCGCCGGCTCGAACTCGAAGCCATCGACACGGTCGTGGTCGGCTTCCTCAACCGCGATTCCGTCAAGCACGCCCGCTTCCTGGTTCGCCGGCTGAAGCGGGCGAAGGCGGCACTTCGGGTGGGCATCGTGTTCTGGTCGGAGACCGGCAACGGCGACAAGGAAGCGGCCGCCAGGCTCGCCGAGGACATCAGCGCGGATTTCGTCGCGCACGGCATGGCCGGCGCGGTGACGGGCGCGCTGTCGAAAGAGCCGCCGATCGCGTTGAAGCTCGTCGCCAAACGGCGCGCGCGACGGCGGGCGGCTCCGAGGAAGGTGGCGGCCGCGGCGGCTGGCTAGGGATGAAACCCGACTGCCGCGAGCGACCGGGTGGGCGGGCTCTCCCGGTAAAGGTGCTGATGGCGGCCTCGCGCCGCATATCGGCCATTAAGGTCACCTTCGCCGTTCCTGAAAGCAGACACCGTCGGAGACCCAGCTGAGGTTGCTAGGTCGCCAGAAGATTGGCCCTTTCTTGGTCGCATCTGACAAAACTACGCCAGCCACCATAGGCGGAGATATCGGAAGCGTCAGTCAGGCCGGCGGTTTCTACCAGAAACCCCTTGGCCGCGCTGCCGTCCTCGAGTTCGATCGTTCCTACGCCCAGCGGTGGGGGGATGGCGGCGACGAACCGTCCGAAGGCATCCGGGTCAAGCCGCCAGACCTCGACGTCTATTCGCATGCCATCCCTGGATACCCGGACGAGGCCAGGCTTGGGCACGGATTGGCCGGCAAGAGCATAGAGCCGGTAGGCAGGTGTGGTTTTCGTTACTCTCGAGAATTGGGCGCCTAGATCCCTTAGCTGACCGTTGAGCGGCATCCCCGAAAGATGCGCGCCGACCACCACCAGATCGATCGTCTGATCCTGCGCAATGTTGCCAGGCAACGCACTTCCCGGCTGCGGCCAGCCGGTCGCGCCAAGCGGCAGTCCGCTTGCGGCATGGATGTCGCGCGCAAGTGCCGCCGTCAGCCAATCTTTGCCTGCCGTGCCGAGCAAGGTCACGCTCATCGGCAGCCCGTCATGGCGCTTGCCGGTCGGCACGGCGATGCCGCACATGTCCAGCAGATTGACGAAATTGGTGTAGGTGCCGAGCCGGCTGTTGGTGGTGATCGGATCGGCGAGCACGGCATCCAGCGCGTAATGCGTCGGCGCGGTCGGCACGCAGAACAGGTCGACCGAGGCGACGGCCGAAGCGAGCTTCGCCTTACAGGCCTGCAGCGCATAGAGACCCTTGAAGGCATCGGCCGCCGACAGGCCGCGCGCACCGCCGATGATTTTCCGCGTCACCGGATGCATGGCGGCCTCGTTGGCATCCATGAAGTCGCGGACCGCGGCGTAGCGTTCGGCCACCCAGGCGCCTTCGTAGAGAAGACTGGCTGTGGCGTAGAAATCGCTGAACGGGATTTCGACCAGCCGGCAGCCAAGCGTTTCCAGAAGGCCAAGGGCCGTCTCGAAGCCGGCCTGCATCGAGGCGTCACCGAAGAACTTCAGGTCGCCTTTCGCAGGCACACCGACGCTCAGCACCGGCGGGCGCGCGGCAAACGCCGGCACCTTGATGGCGCGCGAATAGGCATCGGCGGCATCCTTGGCCGCCGCGACACCAAACACCGCATAGGCGTCGTCGACGGTGAGCGCGAACACCGAGATGCAATCTAGCGTACGGCAGGCCGGCACAACGCCGGCGGCCGAAAGTGCGCCGACAGTCGGCTTCAGCCCGACGATGTTGTTGAGGCCGGCAGGGATGCGGCCGGAGCCGGCGGTGTCGGTCCCGAGCGCGAAGGAGACGATGCCGCGCGCTGTCGCCACCGCCGATCCTGACGAGGAGCCGCCGGGCACCAGGCTGGCATCGACGGCGTTCCTCGGGATCGGATAGGGCGTGCGCACGCCGACCAGTCCGGTAGCGAACTGGTCGAGATTGGTCTTGCCCACCACCAGCGCGCCGGCTGCCTTCAGCCGCGCCACCACGGTGGCGTCGTGCTCCGGCACGTACGCATATTCGGCGCAGGCTGCCGTGGTCGGCATTCCCGCGACATCGATGTTGTCCTTGACCGCGAACGGCACGCCCCACAACGGCCTGCCCGCCGGATCGAACGGTCCGAGCTTTTGCGCCTGCGCCAGCATCTGTGCCTTGGCGGCGAGATGAATGAAGATGCCGGGATCGTCGGCTGCCGCGATGCGGGCGTGAACGGTATCGATCATGTTGGCAACACTGACACCGGCCGCATAGGCCGCATGCAGACTGCCGATGTCGAAGCGGATCTCGCTCATGTGGCCTCCCCCAGAATGATCACCGGCAGATCCCACTGAATCAACACCACGCAGCCGTCCTTCGTCCACACCGAATGCTCGGTCCCGACCGGGTTCAGGATGACGCTGCCCGCGGGATAACAGCCATTCTCGTCGCTCTGCGTGCCCTGGAGCACGACGATGGTTTCCAGCCCGACGTGGCGATGGCGCGGCACGCCGGCGCCGGCCCGGTAGTCGAGGATCGCGACCGACGGCTCGACCGGTCCGCCCTTGAGCAGCCAGTGCACAGTGATGCCCTCGCGAAAAGGCTCGAACGCCAGGTCGCGCCAGCCGCCATCGACGAGGCCGGCAAAACTCAGATTAGCCATTGGCAAGTCCCTGCAGCACCTGGTCGGTCGTCGCCGTCCAGCCGACAATGGCGCCCTGTGCGCGGATCATGGCGATGGCGGCTGCCTTGAACTCGGGAAAATAGCTTTCCGTCGCGTCCTCGGCGAGCAGGCACTCATAGCCGCGATCATTGGCCTCGCGCATCGTCGTCTGCACGCAGACCTCGGTGGTGACGCCGGCGAAAACCAGTTGCTGGGCGCCGAGATGCTTCAGTTCCTCACTGAGCCTGGTCGCATAGAACGCCCCCTTGCCGGGCTTCTCGATGATGATCTCGCCGGGCAGCGGCGCCAATTCGTCGAGGATGGCCGTTCCCGGCTCGCCGACGATCAGCACCCGGCCCATCGGGCCGACATCGCCGATGCGGATCGACGGATTGCCGCGGTCGCGCTTGGCCGGCGGCAGGTCGGAGAGGTCGGCGCGGTGGCACTCCATGGTGTGGATCACCGGCAGTCCGGCGGCGCGGAACCCTTCGATCAGCCGCTTCACCGTCGGTACGATCGCCGTGATCCGGCTGACATCGTTGCCCAGGCTGGCGCCGAAGCCGCCCGGCTCGGCGAAGTCGCGCTGCATGTCGATGACAACCAGCGCCATCGTGACGGGCTTGAACGCAAAGGCGAATGGCTGCGCGTCGATTTCAGCCATCAGTGATGCCCCGCCATATGCTCGCCGATGGTCTGCACGCTCGCTCTGGCGATCGGCGTCTCATAGACCAGAGCACCGTCCGACATGACAAAAATGCGGTCCGACAGTTCCAGCAACTCGTCGAGGTCCTCCGACATCAGCAGCACGGCGGCACCCGCATTGCGCGCCTTCATGATGCGGGCGCGGATTTCGGCCACCGCCGAGAAGTCGAGGCCGAAGCATGGGTTGGAGACGATCAGCAGGTCGACCTCGCCGGTTAGTTCGCGCGCCAGCACCGCACGCTGCACATTGCCGCCCGACAGCGAGGCGATGGGCGAGGACAGCGATGCGGTCTTGACCTTGAACTGTTCGACCAGTCGGCCGCTGAACGCGCGGATGGCGCCGGCGCTAATCCAATTGACCGGCTTGCCATTGCCGTCGATGTCGAAGGTCCGGAACGAGATGTTTTCGGCCACCGTCATTTTCGGTGCGCAGGCATTCTTCAGCGGCTCCTCGGGAATGAGCCGCACATTGAGCACCCGCGCCTCGGCGCGCGTCGCCGCATAAGCTTCGCCGCGCACCAGCACTTCGCCGGCGTCGCGCGGCCGCTGGCCGGCCAGCACTTCCAGGAATTCCTTCTGGCCGTTGCCGGAAATCCCGGCAATGCCTACGATCTCGCCCGAATGTACGCCGAGATCGGCGATGTTGATCGACTTCAACCCGGTGCGGTCCGGCGCCTTCAGCGACTTGATCTTCAGCACCGTCTCGGCATCGGCCTTGGGCGCCGTGCGACTGTCGAGCGCCGCGATCGGCTGGTCGCCGATCATCATCGCCGCCATCGCCTTGTGGTCGAGGTCGGCAACGCGGCCGGTTCCGGTGAGCTTGCCCTTGCGCAGCACGCTGACATCGTCGGCAAACGCCGTGACCTCATGGAATTTGTGCGAGATCATCAGCACGGTGAGGTCGCCGGCCTTGGTCATGTCGCGCACCAGCCCCAGCACCTCCTGTGCCTCACCGGGCGTCAGCACCGAGGTCGGCTCGTCCAGAACCAGGAAGGAGCGGCCGAGATAGAGCTGCTTGATGATTTCGAGCTTCTGCTTCTCGCCGGCGGCAAGCTCCGCCACCTTGACATTGAGCGGCAGCTTGAACGGCATGCGCTCCATGAACACGGCGAGCTCGGCGCCCTCCTTGCGCCAGTCGATAACGCCCGGCACCTTCTCGCGCGCGATGACAAGGTTCTCCGCTCCCGTCAGCGACGGCACCAGCGTGAAATGCTGGTAGACCATGCCGAGCCCAAGCGCCGAGGCGTCCCTGGGGCTGGCGATCTTAACTTCGCGC is part of the Mesorhizobium loti genome and encodes:
- a CDS encoding D-alanine--D-alanine ligase family protein produces the protein MIGKTRVAILYGGRSAEHEVSRLSAANVLKAIDRTRYEVVPIAITRDGRWLLQPLSEADVDGAGAAVSEDGIEVALLPGGKGRLVAVPHGGARHDLPPVDVVFPVLHGPFGEDGSVQGYAEVADVAYVGCGILASAVAMDKDVAKRLMREAGLGVARSVTVHRNDRGSFQEIAGALGLPFFAKPARQGSSFGVSKVNDRDGFEQAVETAFRYDGKVLIEEFVEGREIECSVLEQADGSLTVSLPGEIIPAGKHGFYTYEAKYLDADGAVVQVPANVPAAVADRAKEMAAQAFRALGCEAMARVDFFLRADGSLLVNEVNTLPGFTDISMYAKALAAIGIGYSRVIDVLIEHALARYAAR
- a CDS encoding helix-turn-helix transcriptional regulator — protein: MAQAALQGSTITSPADLGRLVRAARKRRDFSQQQFADLAGVGRRFLSELENGKPTLELGKVLKVAGTAGITLFARDG
- a CDS encoding oxidoreductase, whose amino-acid sequence is MSAWTTHDIPPQQGRKVVITGATGGLGYETALALAQAGADVLMTGRNEAKGKDALSRVQAEVPGAVVRYAHLDLADLASVEAFAGQLAGEWEGIDLLVNNAGVMTPPTRHETADGFELQFGTNYLGHFALTGRLLPMLRKGSRTRVVNLSSGAHRIQAAIHFDDLQWQKRYRPWAAYAQSKLAMILFAFELQRRSDANGWGLLSNAAHPGYALTDLQTSGPRLGHDGRPSWLDWLGRLLAPVLSQSAAQGTLPTLFAATAPDAKPGGYYGPQGLFELKGAVGEARIGRHARDTAVASRLWDVSRELTGVGWPGGA
- a CDS encoding SDR family NAD(P)-dependent oxidoreductase — translated: MSKVWLITGSARGLGLDITEAALAAGNSVVATARDVTRLAELESRYTGHLRGFALDVTDPAAAQASVDFALETFGRLDVLVNNAGFGHISPFEQTREADFRAQIETNLHGVVNLARAAIPVMRAQRSGHIINISSVGGRTATPGLSAYQAAKWAVGGLTEVLALELAPFGVKVISVEPGGMRTDWGATALAAAPALLPDYEPTVGAVLGMLKAYVGNAIGDPRKVADVIVDLAGRDSLPAHLILGSDALHVFAQAEAARQHAAKEWAPVSTSIDIEGVDLSFLSRESHS
- a CDS encoding TetR/AcrR family transcriptional regulator, which produces MARPLSEEKRQAILASATELVATLGTGAATAKIAREAGLSEGTLFNYFASKDELLNQLYLEIKTDLGNALLTSYPSQASVRERSRHVWNNFIDWGAKHPMKRKAMRQLSVSERITEQSRRQGNAAFGDINRMIEESLVDGGPKGCSMAFAGGIFEALAETTLEFIARDPRQREHYKETGFAFFWSGMSK
- a CDS encoding AI-2E family transporter; this translates as MANNRRNGMASQGLDDILSAAAPHPRTSLPNVATTVTAVAALYFGREVFLPIAIALLLTFALAPLVSALKRVGIPRIAAVIASVLAAFAALALFSFIVATQVSELAQNIPVYQTNILAKIRSLKETGVGGGIISRLSGVVERVGQEIDRQDATLPAATPDKPPRVPVPVEIVAHERPLEVLQNIVGPLISPLGSAGLIIVVVIFMLLEREDLRDRFIRLVGYGDLHRTTEALQDAGKRVGLYLLMQLVVNTVYAIPIAIGLWILGIPNALLWGLLALALRFVPYIGPAIGMLLPLFLALAVAPGWGLVLWTAALFVVMELVTGNVVEPWLYGSRTGLSPLAIIVAAIFWTWLWGPLGLVLSTPLTVCLVVLGRHVPQFEFLDVLFGNEPVLEPHARLYQRLLAGDPDEATDHAEEMLEEKYLVEFYDKVAIPALLLGERDRVRGVMGDLQRRQVAASALVLVANLEDEAKEEAGEEDEQAEEGGEPGDAADEDAADLPDGTGLSVLCAGGRGELDDAAAAMLAQVLEVQGATAPKAGFADMEPASIRRLELEAIDTVVVGFLNRDSVKHARFLVRRLKRAKAALRVGIVFWSETGNGDKEAAARLAEDISADFVAHGMAGAVTGALSKEPPIALKLVAKRRARRRAAPRKVAAAAAG
- the atzF gene encoding allophanate hydrolase, yielding MSEIRFDIGSLHAAYAAGVSVANMIDTVHARIAAADDPGIFIHLAAKAQMLAQAQKLGPFDPAGRPLWGVPFAVKDNIDVAGMPTTAACAEYAYVPEHDATVVARLKAAGALVVGKTNLDQFATGLVGVRTPYPIPRNAVDASLVPGGSSSGSAVATARGIVSFALGTDTAGSGRIPAGLNNIVGLKPTVGALSAAGVVPACRTLDCISVFALTVDDAYAVFGVAAAKDAADAYSRAIKVPAFAARPPVLSVGVPAKGDLKFFGDASMQAGFETALGLLETLGCRLVEIPFSDFYATASLLYEGAWVAERYAAVRDFMDANEAAMHPVTRKIIGGARGLSAADAFKGLYALQACKAKLASAVASVDLFCVPTAPTHYALDAVLADPITTNSRLGTYTNFVNLLDMCGIAVPTGKRHDGLPMSVTLLGTAGKDWLTAALARDIHAASGLPLGATGWPQPGSALPGNIAQDQTIDLVVVGAHLSGMPLNGQLRDLGAQFSRVTKTTPAYRLYALAGQSVPKPGLVRVSRDGMRIDVEVWRLDPDAFGRFVAAIPPPLGVGTIELEDGSAAKGFLVETAGLTDASDISAYGGWRSFVRCDQERANLLAT
- a CDS encoding cupin domain-containing protein; the encoded protein is MANLSFAGLVDGGWRDLAFEPFREGITVHWLLKGGPVEPSVAILDYRAGAGVPRHRHVGLETIVVLQGTQSDENGCYPAGSVILNPVGTEHSVWTKDGCVVLIQWDLPVIILGEAT
- a CDS encoding cysteine hydrolase family protein, coding for MAEIDAQPFAFAFKPVTMALVVIDMQRDFAEPGGFGASLGNDVSRITAIVPTVKRLIEGFRAAGLPVIHTMECHRADLSDLPPAKRDRGNPSIRIGDVGPMGRVLIVGEPGTAILDELAPLPGEIIIEKPGKGAFYATRLSEELKHLGAQQLVFAGVTTEVCVQTTMREANDRGYECLLAEDATESYFPEFKAAAIAMIRAQGAIVGWTATTDQVLQGLANG
- a CDS encoding ABC transporter ATP-binding protein, yielding MSDSIRKAVGVETIGMTMRFGGFTALDGVSVKVPAGSFHALLGENGAGKSTLVKCMMGFYHPTSGDIVVDGREVKIASPRDASALGLGMVYQHFTLVPSLTGAENLVIAREKVPGVIDWRKEGAELAVFMERMPFKLPLNVKVAELAAGEKQKLEIIKQLYLGRSFLVLDEPTSVLTPGEAQEVLGLVRDMTKAGDLTVLMISHKFHEVTAFADDVSVLRKGKLTGTGRVADLDHKAMAAMMIGDQPIAALDSRTAPKADAETVLKIKSLKAPDRTGLKSINIADLGVHSGEIVGIAGISGNGQKEFLEVLAGQRPRDAGEVLVRGEAYAATRAEARVLNVRLIPEEPLKNACAPKMTVAENISFRTFDIDGNGKPVNWISAGAIRAFSGRLVEQFKVKTASLSSPIASLSGGNVQRAVLARELTGEVDLLIVSNPCFGLDFSAVAEIRARIMKARNAGAAVLLMSEDLDELLELSDRIFVMSDGALVYETPIARASVQTIGEHMAGHH